A stretch of Malassezia japonica chromosome 6, complete sequence DNA encodes these proteins:
- a CDS encoding uncharacterized protein (COG:O; COG:T; EggNog:ENOG503NZ5W) — protein sequence MSDDDFMMDDALEEDYDFEYEEDDDDQDADAYIENKYYNAKAIKGEKPDEAISELQDILDAETDMTEWGFKALKQQTKINFHRGRHEEALRSYRALLKYTKSAVTRNYTEKSVNSILDYVSASSATLAILESFYSATDEVLAATQSDRLNMKIKLKLARLWLSRKEWTRLVDILRELRTGDFASDTGDGQSQGTLLLELLALEVQMYREMGNMKKVKDTYQAAMRIKNAIPHPRTMGIIRESGGKMHMSEKNWEAAQVDFFQAFRSYDEAGSPLRIQVLKYLVLAHMLTGNDVNPFDSQETKPYREDPNIIAMTSLVDAYQRRDIQEAERIVEENHATLTEDEFISEFIADVLKELRIQYLIDVVRPYGSIQLATLSRVPNSSSI from the exons ATGTCGGACGATGAC TTTATGATGGATGATGCGCTGGAGGAG GATTACGACTTTGAATATGAGGAGGATGACGACGATCAGGACGCGGACGCGTACATCGAGAACAAGTACTACAACGCCAaag CCATCAAAGGCGAGAAACCGGACGAGGCGATAAGTGAGCTACAAGATATCTTGGATGCCGAGACTGATATGACCGAATG GGGTTTCAAGGCGTTGAAGCAGCAGACCAAGATCAACTTTCaccgcggccgccacgaagaggcgctgcgctcctaccgcgcgctgctcaagtATACCAAGTCGGCCGTGACGCGTAACTATAC GGAGAAATCGGTCAACTCCATTCTCGACTATGTCTCGGCGTCttcggcgacgctcgcgatcCTCGAGTCGTTTTACAGCGCAAcggacgaggtgctggcAGCGACGCAGAGCGACCGCCTCAATATGAAAATCAAGCTGAAGCTTGCACGGCTATGGCTCTCGCGGAAAGAGTGgacgcgcctcgtggaT ATcctccgcgagctgcgcacgggCGACTTTGCGAGCGATACGGGTGATGGCCAGTCCCAAGGCACGCTTCTCCTCGAGttgcttgcgctcgaggtgcaaATGTACCGCGAGATGGGCAACATGAAAAAGGTCAAG GACACCTATCAAGCTGCGATGCGCATCAAGAATGCGATCCCCCATCCCCGTACCATGGGTATCATCCGCGAGAGTGGCGGAAAGATGCACATGTCCGAga AAAACTGGGAGGCTGCCCAAGTCGACTTTTTCCAAGCCTTTCGCAGCTACGATGAGGCAGGGAGCCCCTTGCGCATCCAGGTGCTCAAGTACCTTGTACTGGCGCACATGCTGACCGGCAATGACGTCAACCCCTTTGACTCACAGGAGACCAAGCCCTACCGCGAGGACCCGAACATCATCGCCATGACGTCGCTGGTCGACGCGTACCAACGGCGCGACATCCAAGAGGCCGAGCGGATCGTGGAAGAAAATCACGCCACCCTCACCGAAGACGAATTCATTTCGGAGTTTAtcgccgacgtgctcaAAGAGTTGCGAATCCAGTACCTCATCGATGTCGTACGCCCCTATGGCTCGATCCAGCTAGCCACACTGTCCAGGGTGC